One genomic segment of Leptolyngbya subtilissima AS-A7 includes these proteins:
- a CDS encoding transketolase C-terminal domain-containing protein, whose protein sequence is MTSFPIDLGAYQRISLDASNPTLTDEQRSALKANIQLCRDAIVFFTATGAARGVGGHTGGPYDTVPEVMILDALFRGAGDKYVPIFFDEAGHRVATQYLMSVINGDMPAEDLMHYREAHSKLPGHPELGLTPGVKFSSGRLGHMWPYVNGVALANPGKVAFCLGSDGSQQEGNDAEAARFAVANHVNVKLLIDDNDVTIAGHPSSYMGGFSVKKTLEGHGLTVLEGDGEDIDSLYANICKAINTPGPVAVVNKRAMAVGIEGIEGSTHGHDVISVKAAIAYLTAKGHTAAVEILEGITAPKNTYEFRGCSKVVGANRNVFGDAMVEVLGKLDEATRKDSVLVVDSDLEGSCGLAQIRKAYPEVFISGGIQERGNLSAAAGFGMAEGKQGVFATFAAFLEMCISEITMARLNRSNLLCHFSHSGIDDMADNTCHFGVNNFFADNGLADGYETRLYFPADPNQMKACVNKVFHDPGLRFIFSTRSKVPMILDTEGNEMFGGDYTFTPCKDEVIREGTAGYIVTFGDSLYRALDAVERLKQEGIDVGLINKSTLNVIDEETMAKVGKAPFVLVTEAFNRKTGLGSRFGSWLMERGYTPKFAFMGTNHEGSGGLWEQFIHQSIDPDGIMAKVKELVG, encoded by the coding sequence ATGACAAGCTTTCCCATTGACCTAGGCGCATACCAGCGAATTTCCCTCGATGCGTCTAACCCCACCCTCACCGACGAGCAGCGCAGTGCCCTCAAGGCCAACATTCAGCTGTGTCGGGATGCGATCGTGTTCTTCACCGCCACGGGTGCAGCGCGGGGCGTGGGCGGTCACACCGGCGGCCCCTACGACACAGTGCCCGAGGTGATGATTCTCGATGCGCTGTTTCGCGGTGCGGGCGACAAGTATGTGCCGATTTTCTTTGACGAAGCGGGCCACCGGGTGGCGACCCAGTATCTAATGTCGGTGATCAACGGCGACATGCCCGCCGAAGACCTGATGCACTACCGCGAAGCTCACTCCAAACTGCCCGGCCACCCCGAACTGGGGCTCACCCCCGGGGTTAAATTTAGCTCTGGGCGGCTAGGTCACATGTGGCCCTACGTCAACGGTGTAGCCCTGGCCAACCCCGGCAAAGTTGCCTTCTGCCTCGGTTCCGACGGCTCCCAGCAGGAGGGCAACGACGCCGAGGCGGCCCGCTTTGCGGTGGCCAACCACGTCAACGTCAAGCTGCTGATCGACGACAACGACGTTACCATTGCCGGTCACCCCTCTAGCTACATGGGCGGCTTCAGCGTCAAGAAAACTCTTGAGGGCCACGGCCTGACCGTGCTCGAAGGCGACGGCGAAGACATCGACAGCCTCTACGCCAACATCTGCAAGGCGATCAACACCCCCGGCCCCGTGGCGGTGGTTAACAAGCGGGCCATGGCGGTCGGCATCGAGGGCATTGAGGGCAGCACCCACGGCCACGATGTGATCTCGGTGAAGGCGGCGATCGCCTACCTCACCGCCAAAGGCCACACCGCCGCCGTGGAGATCCTCGAAGGCATTACTGCCCCCAAAAATACCTACGAGTTTCGGGGTTGCAGCAAAGTTGTGGGGGCCAACCGCAACGTGTTTGGCGATGCCATGGTAGAAGTGTTGGGCAAACTGGACGAAGCCACCCGCAAGGACAGCGTGCTAGTGGTCGACAGCGACCTGGAGGGGTCCTGCGGCCTGGCCCAGATTCGCAAGGCATACCCCGAAGTCTTCATCAGCGGCGGCATTCAAGAGCGGGGCAACCTGTCGGCGGCGGCGGGCTTTGGCATGGCCGAGGGCAAGCAGGGCGTCTTCGCTACCTTTGCAGCCTTCCTCGAGATGTGCATCTCTGAAATCACTATGGCGCGGTTGAACCGGTCTAATCTGCTGTGCCACTTCTCCCACTCCGGCATCGATGACATGGCCGACAATACCTGCCACTTCGGCGTTAACAACTTCTTTGCCGACAATGGCCTGGCGGACGGCTATGAAACCCGCCTCTACTTTCCCGCCGATCCCAACCAGATGAAAGCCTGCGTCAACAAGGTGTTCCACGACCCCGGTTTGCGCTTTATCTTCTCGACCCGCTCGAAGGTGCCGATGATCCTCGACACTGAGGGCAACGAGATGTTTGGCGGCGACTACACCTTCACCCCCTGCAAGGATGAGGTGATCCGCGAGGGCACGGCGGGCTACATCGTCACCTTTGGCGACTCGCTCTATCGCGCCCTCGATGCCGTCGAGCGGCTGAAGCAGGAGGGCATCGACGTGGGCCTGATCAACAAGTCTACCCTTAACGTGATCGATGAAGAGACCATGGCCAAGGTGGGCAAGGCCCCCTTTGTGCTGGTGACCGAGGCCTTTAACCGCAAGACTGGCCTAGGCAGCCGCTTTGGCTCTTGGCTGATGGAACGGGGCTACACGCCCAAGTTTGCCTTTATGGGTACCAACCACGAGGGCAGCGGCGGCCTGTGGGAGCAGTTTATTCACCAGAGCATTGACCCCGATGGCATTATGGCCAAAGTGAAGGAACTGGTGGGTTAG
- a CDS encoding ring-opening amidohydrolase, which translates to MKVDVFKIAQSGPDDLSGLAALVQQGTLDPKTIVAILGKTEGNGCVNDFTRGFAVATLKGYLRGLMGDELLDQVVFVMSGGTEGVLSPHMTVFTRQPLALAEPTQTGLALGICHTRDFSTDEIGTLTMVEVVAAGVERAIAAAGLTAEAVHFVQIKCPLITAARYTQAAITQDSYKSMAYSRGASALGVALALGEVQRGDLTAADICHNYRLYSSVASTSAGVELQNCEILVLGNAPQSHSRYRIGHSVMAHALDIAAINRAIHSAGGVGEGGQIVNVFVKAEADPSGQLLGHRHTMLDDSDINHTRMARAVVGAAIAAVVQDPMIYVSGGSEHQGPSGGGPIAVIVV; encoded by the coding sequence ATGAAAGTTGATGTATTTAAGATCGCCCAGAGTGGCCCCGACGACCTGAGCGGTCTAGCCGCACTGGTGCAGCAAGGAACCTTAGACCCCAAAACCATTGTGGCGATTTTGGGTAAAACCGAGGGCAACGGCTGCGTGAATGATTTCACCCGTGGGTTTGCGGTAGCCACCTTGAAGGGATACCTGAGGGGGCTGATGGGCGATGAGCTGCTCGACCAGGTGGTGTTTGTGATGTCGGGAGGCACTGAGGGAGTGCTAAGCCCTCACATGACAGTGTTTACCCGCCAGCCCCTCGCTCTGGCGGAACCGACTCAGACCGGACTGGCCCTGGGGATTTGCCACACCCGCGACTTCTCGACCGATGAAATTGGCACGTTGACGATGGTGGAGGTGGTGGCGGCGGGAGTAGAACGAGCGATCGCCGCCGCTGGCCTCACCGCCGAGGCGGTTCATTTTGTGCAAATTAAATGCCCGCTGATCACAGCGGCTCGCTACACCCAGGCCGCTATTACTCAGGACAGCTATAAATCGATGGCTTACTCTCGGGGAGCCTCGGCCCTCGGGGTCGCTCTGGCCTTGGGCGAAGTGCAGCGAGGCGATCTCACCGCCGCCGACATTTGTCACAACTACCGCCTCTATTCCTCAGTGGCTTCGACCTCGGCGGGGGTCGAGCTGCAAAACTGCGAAATTCTAGTGCTGGGCAATGCTCCCCAGTCCCATAGCCGCTACCGTATCGGCCACAGCGTCATGGCCCACGCCCTTGATATTGCCGCTATCAACCGAGCCATCCACAGCGCTGGGGGAGTGGGCGAAGGCGGCCAGATCGTGAATGTATTTGTCAAAGCCGAGGCCGACCCCTCGGGGCAGCTGCTCGGACACCGCCACACTATGCTCGACGACTCTGATATCAATCACACCCGGATGGCTAGGGCGGTAGTGGGGGCTGCGATCGCCGCCGTTGTGCAAGACCCGATGATCTATGTGTCAGGCGGCAGCGAGCACCAGGGGCCGTCGGGGGGCGGTCCGATTGCCGTCATCGTTGTATAA
- a CDS encoding sugar O-acetyltransferase, with translation MVNTEREKMLAHELYRGADPELVAMRRQTQEKLYRFNHALPAELEVRQEVVRSLFHTIGPNFEITPPFFCDYGDHIRAGKNLYLNTNCTILDCNWVTLGDDVMLAPNVQIYTAYHPVDPAVRLSGLEMAAPIMIGSNVWLGGGVIVCPGVTIGDNTTIGAGSVVTKSIPADVVAVGNPCRILRKV, from the coding sequence ATGGTGAACACCGAGCGGGAGAAGATGCTGGCGCATGAGCTCTACCGAGGGGCAGACCCCGAGCTAGTCGCAATGCGGCGGCAGACTCAAGAAAAGCTGTATCGGTTTAACCATGCTCTGCCAGCAGAGCTTGAGGTTCGGCAGGAGGTAGTGCGATCGCTCTTTCACACCATTGGCCCCAACTTCGAGATTACTCCGCCCTTTTTCTGTGACTACGGTGACCACATTCGAGCCGGCAAAAACCTTTACCTCAACACCAACTGCACCATTCTTGACTGCAACTGGGTAACGCTGGGAGATGATGTAATGCTTGCGCCCAATGTGCAGATCTACACGGCCTACCATCCTGTTGACCCAGCGGTACGGCTGAGTGGGTTAGAGATGGCAGCTCCCATTATGATTGGCAGTAATGTATGGCTAGGTGGCGGTGTGATTGTTTGCCCAGGGGTGACGATTGGTGACAATACAACGATTGGTGCAGGCAGTGTAGTGACAAAATCTATTCCCGCAGATGTAGTTGCGGTAGGCAATCCTTGCCGAATTTTACGCAAAGTTTAG
- a CDS encoding EAL domain-containing protein, whose protein sequence is MTIACKSGQAQNVAQRLAQLVAPRELKETQVLFVRGAVQPQLQDFSDISSLQRFIKISQSDWLVDMLTSDRITSHFQPIVSIDDTAQIYGYESLLRGLDEQGNLVMPSSIFELATEAGLLPQLDRVARLSAINQASQHNLTGRIFINFSPTALYDPVSCLRSTVDAIDRAGIRHDQVVFEVVESDNPQDLDHLKTVLRYYRDAGFAVALDDLGSGYSGLNLLHQLRPDFVKLDMELIRNVHLDVYKASITEKLLEIAQKLNIKTVAEGIECIEELNWLQERGATFAQGYLIAKPAATPAKTTPRFNAKAVALTPAPLQPTMQKVQHQTAPERIVAAVTQHIRQSLKLDEILQTTADEVRQLFEVDRVVIYRFEPDWSGLVAVESLAEGCPSILGFHVMDTCFKTTHAAYYQQGNTRAIEDIETAGLMSCHIELLQSLNIRANLIVPILQKERLWGLLIAHQCNETRQWQQSEVNLLYQLAGQAAIAIQQAELYHQLQTANQELHRLASVDGLTQLANRRCFDARLSAEWQRLAREQSPLSLILCDVDCFKLYNDTHGHLAGDDALRQVAKAIVQASRRPSDLAARYGGEEFAIILPNTTAEGAIAVVEAIQANLAALQLSPPQSQTSDLVTLSFGVATVVPQSQLSSATLIATADQGLYRAKARGKNCVVQVSYGEIATSS, encoded by the coding sequence TTGACCATAGCCTGCAAATCTGGCCAAGCCCAGAATGTTGCCCAAAGATTGGCTCAGCTAGTAGCACCGAGAGAACTAAAAGAAACCCAAGTTCTATTTGTTCGGGGTGCGGTGCAGCCCCAGCTGCAAGATTTTAGCGACATTTCCTCCCTACAGCGTTTTATCAAGATCAGTCAATCCGATTGGCTAGTGGATATGTTGACTAGCGATCGCATCACCAGCCATTTTCAACCAATTGTTTCCATTGACGACACAGCTCAAATCTATGGGTATGAATCCCTTTTGCGTGGGCTAGATGAACAGGGTAATTTGGTTATGCCAAGTTCCATTTTTGAGCTGGCAACCGAAGCGGGTTTGTTGCCGCAGCTAGACCGGGTGGCTCGCCTTAGCGCCATTAATCAAGCGAGTCAGCACAACTTGACGGGGCGTATTTTTATTAACTTTTCCCCCACAGCGCTGTATGACCCAGTGTCTTGCCTGCGGAGCACAGTAGACGCCATTGATAGAGCTGGCATTCGCCACGACCAGGTTGTGTTCGAAGTTGTTGAGTCAGACAATCCTCAAGATTTAGACCACCTCAAAACCGTATTGAGATATTACCGAGATGCTGGTTTTGCCGTGGCCCTAGACGATTTGGGGTCTGGGTATTCTGGTCTGAACCTGCTCCATCAGCTACGTCCCGATTTCGTCAAGCTCGATATGGAGCTAATTCGAAACGTTCACCTTGACGTTTATAAAGCTTCCATTACTGAAAAGCTTTTAGAAATCGCGCAAAAACTGAATATTAAAACCGTTGCGGAAGGGATCGAATGCATTGAAGAGCTGAACTGGTTGCAGGAACGGGGTGCTACCTTCGCCCAGGGCTATCTGATTGCTAAACCCGCTGCTACACCGGCTAAAACGACGCCACGCTTCAACGCAAAAGCGGTGGCGCTCACCCCAGCGCCTTTGCAGCCAACGATGCAAAAAGTACAGCACCAAACTGCACCTGAGCGCATTGTTGCGGCCGTGACTCAACACATTCGACAATCGCTGAAGTTAGATGAGATTCTCCAAACTACAGCAGATGAAGTTCGACAGCTGTTTGAGGTCGATCGAGTCGTAATCTATCGGTTTGAACCTGACTGGAGCGGGTTAGTGGCGGTAGAGTCTTTGGCAGAGGGGTGCCCATCCATCTTAGGTTTCCATGTCATGGATACCTGCTTTAAGACGACCCACGCAGCCTACTACCAGCAGGGCAACACCCGGGCGATCGAAGACATTGAAACGGCAGGGCTGATGTCGTGCCATATTGAACTGCTTCAAAGCCTGAATATTCGAGCGAATTTGATTGTGCCTATCCTGCAAAAAGAGCGGCTGTGGGGGCTTTTAATTGCCCACCAGTGCAACGAGACGCGCCAGTGGCAGCAGTCGGAGGTCAATTTACTTTATCAACTCGCTGGGCAAGCGGCGATCGCCATTCAGCAAGCGGAGCTATATCACCAGCTGCAAACCGCTAATCAAGAGCTTCATCGCTTGGCTTCGGTAGATGGGTTAACCCAGCTGGCCAACCGTCGCTGCTTCGACGCTCGGCTGAGTGCAGAATGGCAACGGCTGGCCCGAGAGCAGTCTCCCCTATCTTTAATTTTGTGTGATGTAGACTGCTTCAAACTCTACAACGACACCCATGGCCACCTAGCTGGAGACGATGCTCTGCGGCAGGTAGCCAAAGCCATTGTGCAGGCGTCTAGGCGTCCATCCGATTTGGCAGCCCGCTACGGTGGCGAAGAGTTTGCGATTATTCTGCCAAATACCACCGCCGAGGGGGCGATCGCCGTGGTCGAAGCAATTCAGGCTAATTTGGCGGCTCTACAACTGTCCCCTCCTCAATCTCAGACCAGTGACCTGGTGACGCTTAGCTTTGGCGTAGCAACTGTTGTGCCGCAGAGCCAGCTGTCGTCTGCAACGTTGATCGCTACCGCTGATCAAGGGCTTTATCGAGCAAAAGCCCGAGGGAAAAACTGTGTGGTGCAGGTGAGCTATGGAGAAATAGCGACGTCATCCTAA
- a CDS encoding TIGR02587 family membrane protein, whose translation MVRIKIQDWQTEFSDLMRGIAGAFLFGAPFLYTMEVWWKGNFTSPPRMMLILGMAYLALVLLNIKGGFRAEQPRSRTQILVESAEGLAIALFTATLSLTLLDILHIETGIDAIMGRLITLSLPFSIGVGIANNLLLRTGGDDGDESAQKRDHPLRSTLSDAGAALLGAIVVGSSIAPTDEIPMISSSLEPTRLLLIMASSLLLSYIIVFEANFGAQRQRRAQSGLFQKPISETVAAYLIALAAATLMLWLFQVIRVGDPINQWVSYIIVLGLPCTIGGAAGRLAV comes from the coding sequence ATGGTACGAATCAAGATCCAGGACTGGCAAACAGAATTTAGCGATTTGATGCGCGGCATTGCCGGGGCATTTTTGTTTGGTGCCCCCTTCCTCTACACCATGGAGGTGTGGTGGAAGGGCAACTTCACCTCGCCGCCGCGTATGATGCTGATTTTGGGTATGGCCTACCTGGCCTTGGTGCTGCTGAATATCAAAGGCGGATTTCGCGCTGAGCAGCCCCGTAGCCGCACCCAGATTTTGGTCGAAAGTGCCGAGGGGCTGGCGATCGCCCTGTTCACCGCCACCCTCAGTCTGACGTTGCTCGACATTCTTCACATTGAGACCGGCATAGACGCCATCATGGGCCGACTGATCACCTTGTCGCTGCCCTTTTCAATCGGGGTTGGCATTGCCAACAACCTTCTGCTTAGAACCGGCGGCGATGACGGTGATGAATCCGCCCAAAAGCGTGACCACCCCTTGCGCAGCACGCTATCGGATGCCGGGGCCGCCCTCCTAGGCGCGATCGTCGTTGGCTCCTCGATCGCGCCTACCGATGAAATCCCCATGATTTCCAGCTCTCTAGAGCCCACGCGCCTGCTGCTGATTATGGCCAGTTCGCTGCTGCTGTCCTACATCATTGTGTTTGAGGCCAATTTTGGCGCTCAGCGGCAGCGACGAGCGCAGTCCGGCTTGTTTCAAAAACCAATTAGCGAGACTGTGGCCGCTTACCTAATTGCGCTGGCCGCTGCAACACTCATGCTGTGGCTGTTTCAGGTCATTCGCGTGGGCGACCCAATTAATCAGTGGGTGAGCTATATCATCGTATTGGGCCTGCCCTGCACCATTGGCGGTGCGGCCGGCCGTCTGGCTGTCTAA
- the rbsK gene encoding ribokinase, which translates to MTLNPSPKTIYVFGSLNMDLVCRSPHLPQPGETILGTQFETLPGGKGANQAVAAVRLGAATRMVGRVGDDDFGRQLIQGLQNAGVDASGVAVDGEVSTGVAAIAVDSAGQNTIVVIPGANGQISDGDVDRLTTQLRPGDLVLLQFEVPLPLVMVAAKAAKAQGALVIVDPAPARTDLPPEFLRTVDILTPNQVEASHLTGLAVADVATATEAAQQLVQRGVAIAIVKLGDQGVVVAENHRTFHQPALPVTAVDTVAAGDAFNGGLAVGLAEAMDLEEAVQFANAVAAAAVMVPGAQPSMPERSQVAALRFSFKHL; encoded by the coding sequence ATGACCCTTAACCCATCGCCCAAGACCATTTACGTGTTTGGCAGCCTGAATATGGATCTGGTCTGCCGATCGCCCCACCTACCCCAGCCGGGGGAAACTATTTTGGGCACCCAGTTTGAGACGCTCCCCGGCGGCAAGGGGGCCAACCAGGCGGTGGCGGCGGTGCGGCTGGGAGCAGCGACAAGAATGGTCGGTCGAGTCGGCGACGATGACTTTGGCCGTCAACTCATTCAAGGTTTGCAGAATGCTGGGGTCGATGCCAGCGGGGTGGCAGTTGACGGGGAGGTATCGACGGGGGTGGCGGCGATCGCGGTCGATAGCGCTGGTCAAAACACCATTGTGGTCATACCTGGTGCCAATGGCCAAATCAGCGACGGGGATGTCGATCGCCTCACAACCCAGCTGCGGCCCGGCGATCTAGTGCTGCTTCAGTTTGAGGTACCACTGCCGCTGGTCATGGTCGCCGCCAAGGCCGCTAAAGCTCAGGGGGCACTGGTAATTGTCGATCCGGCTCCCGCCCGCACTGACCTCCCGCCAGAGTTTCTTAGAACTGTGGATATTCTTACCCCTAACCAGGTCGAAGCCAGTCACCTCACTGGGCTGGCCGTGGCCGATGTCGCTACCGCCACCGAAGCAGCTCAGCAGCTAGTGCAACGCGGCGTCGCGATCGCCATCGTCAAGCTGGGCGACCAGGGTGTTGTAGTCGCCGAAAACCATCGCACCTTTCACCAGCCAGCTCTGCCGGTGACGGCGGTCGATACTGTTGCGGCTGGGGATGCCTTTAACGGTGGCCTGGCCGTTGGCCTGGCTGAAGCGATGGATCTGGAGGAAGCCGTACAGTTCGCCAACGCTGTGGCTGCGGCGGCGGTCATGGTGCCGGGGGCACAGCCATCAATGCCTGAGCGATCGCAGGTGGCGGCCCTGCGTTTCAGCTTCAAGCACCTTTAG
- a CDS encoding NupC/NupG family nucleoside CNT transporter, with amino-acid sequence MALRLISLLGIFGLCFIAWLGSEDRRRVPWKVIGWGIAIQLLVGLLVFLLPFTRSVVVWLSSILNALIDASDAGARFLFGPIFVPDFNQTVGPAGAGRWIARALTPPFTAVPGDRLGTDNLNLGYIFAFRSLPQVVFFASIFALLYNLGVVQPIVRVFARFFRWAMNISGAEALAGAANIFVGIESAIAIKPFLERMTRSELCAVLAGCFGSIASTVLGLYAGYLRPIFPSIAGHLMSASVLTIPACFVMAKILVPEREVPDTLGKVPAVDLADDEQQSPMDSLILGALDGVKMAVGIVAALIAILGLIALLNLLFAQLASLSTSEFALWRVIGQVFSVITLQNIMGVLFLPLTFLTGVSLDWQELWLSSQLIGRRFLETAIPPYIGLANAAAEGTLSDRALVIVSYALCGFAHLPSVGIFVGGLSTLVPSRRKDISEVAWKALWAGTLATLMTGCVAGIFFYEGAAVLGR; translated from the coding sequence ATGGCACTGCGTTTGATTTCGCTGCTAGGGATTTTTGGCCTTTGCTTTATTGCCTGGCTAGGTTCAGAAGATCGGCGGCGGGTACCGTGGAAGGTAATTGGCTGGGGCATTGCCATTCAGCTGTTAGTGGGGTTACTGGTGTTTTTGCTGCCCTTTACCCGCTCGGTAGTGGTCTGGCTCAGCTCTATTCTCAACGCCCTAATCGATGCGTCTGATGCTGGGGCTCGGTTTTTGTTTGGCCCCATTTTTGTGCCCGACTTTAACCAAACCGTTGGCCCTGCTGGAGCTGGACGCTGGATTGCTCGTGCTCTGACGCCGCCCTTTACCGCCGTGCCGGGCGATCGCTTGGGAACCGACAACCTCAACCTGGGCTACATTTTCGCATTCAGGTCGCTGCCCCAGGTGGTGTTTTTTGCCTCCATTTTTGCGCTGCTGTATAACTTGGGCGTGGTGCAGCCAATTGTGCGAGTGTTTGCCCGCTTCTTTCGCTGGGCGATGAATATCAGCGGAGCCGAGGCCCTGGCGGGGGCGGCGAATATTTTTGTCGGCATTGAGTCGGCGATCGCCATCAAACCTTTCTTGGAGCGCATGACCCGCAGCGAGCTGTGCGCTGTGTTGGCGGGCTGTTTTGGCTCTATTGCCTCCACGGTGCTGGGCCTCTACGCCGGCTATCTGCGGCCCATTTTTCCATCGATTGCGGGCCACCTGATGTCGGCCTCGGTACTGACAATTCCAGCCTGTTTTGTGATGGCTAAAATTTTGGTACCCGAGCGAGAGGTGCCCGACACCCTAGGCAAGGTGCCCGCCGTCGACTTGGCCGACGACGAGCAGCAAAGCCCAATGGATAGCCTGATTTTGGGTGCCCTCGACGGCGTCAAAATGGCGGTGGGCATTGTTGCCGCCCTAATCGCCATTCTGGGGCTGATCGCCCTGCTCAATTTGCTCTTTGCCCAACTAGCCAGCCTGTCCACCAGCGAGTTTGCTCTCTGGCGCGTCATCGGTCAGGTGTTTAGCGTGATCACGCTGCAGAACATTATGGGGGTGCTGTTTTTGCCCCTCACCTTTCTCACCGGAGTTTCCCTTGATTGGCAAGAGCTGTGGCTGTCGTCGCAGCTGATTGGGCGACGGTTTTTAGAAACAGCGATCCCGCCTTATATCGGCCTAGCCAATGCTGCTGCCGAGGGTACGCTGAGCGATCGCGCCCTGGTGATTGTTAGCTACGCCCTCTGCGGCTTTGCCCACCTGCCCTCGGTGGGCATCTTTGTCGGCGGTCTCTCGACCTTGGTACCCTCCCGCCGCAAAGACATTAGCGAAGTTGCCTGGAAAGCGCTGTGGGCGGGCACCCTTGCCACGCTGATGACCGGCTGCGTGGCGGGCATCTTTTTCTACGAAGGCGCGGCAGTGCTGGGTCGGTAA
- the ggt gene encoding gamma-glutamyltransferase, with protein MALVSAPSATPSAMVVCPHYLASTAGLNVLSQGGNAVDAAIATQAALSVVYPAMTGLGGDGFWLGYQASSGQLYGLNGSGRAGASCDRDRFTSLGLTAIPQRGPQAVITVPGGVSAWGEMHQRFGRLPWADLLQPAIALAEQGYPCSKSQARWTRANAEFLRAYGGEKNPFLPGGEVPTAGLQVTNLPMGKTLRRLAVAGSQDFYQGEIAAQTLDYLSALGGWLTRDDFAHHSATWVEPISTTYRGHQVCQLPPNTQGFTVLQMLNVLEGFNLHTIGHGTTDYYHLLVEATKLAFADRDRWLSDPDFTDIPLGELISKPYGDRRRARLSMAVAQGYPTPEIGGDTVYLAVVDSEGNAVSTIQSLYFDFGSGVVPPELGFPLQNRGSLFSLDPDHPNALEPGKRPFHTLMPGLVLNDGKPYLVLGTMGGEGQPQTQLALLTRMLDFGYSPQAAIDLPRWLWGRTWGEASTQLAMENWIPAEVRQALEQRGHQVTEAPAWAEQMGHAHAIQVNPDGLLGGCDRRSEGAIAGL; from the coding sequence ATGGCTCTAGTCTCTGCCCCATCTGCTACCCCTTCCGCGATGGTGGTCTGCCCCCACTACCTGGCCTCCACCGCTGGCCTCAACGTGCTCAGTCAGGGGGGCAACGCAGTCGATGCGGCGATCGCCACCCAAGCGGCCCTATCGGTGGTCTACCCCGCCATGACCGGGCTGGGCGGCGATGGCTTTTGGCTGGGCTACCAGGCTAGCTCAGGCCAGCTCTACGGTCTCAATGGCTCGGGCAGGGCGGGAGCGAGCTGCGATCGCGATCGCTTCACATCCTTAGGTCTAACTGCCATTCCTCAGCGCGGCCCCCAGGCAGTAATCACAGTGCCGGGGGGTGTCTCAGCCTGGGGCGAAATGCACCAGCGTTTTGGCCGTCTGCCCTGGGCTGACCTGCTTCAGCCCGCGATCGCCCTAGCCGAACAGGGCTATCCCTGCTCCAAATCCCAGGCTCGCTGGACGCGGGCCAACGCTGAGTTTCTCCGGGCCTACGGCGGCGAGAAAAATCCCTTTTTGCCGGGAGGTGAGGTGCCGACTGCTGGGTTGCAAGTGACTAACCTACCGATGGGAAAAACCCTACGCCGCCTAGCCGTCGCTGGTTCCCAAGATTTTTACCAGGGAGAAATCGCCGCGCAGACCCTAGACTACCTGAGCGCTCTGGGCGGCTGGCTGACCCGCGACGACTTCGCTCACCACAGCGCTACCTGGGTAGAGCCGATCAGCACCACCTATCGGGGCCACCAGGTGTGCCAGCTGCCCCCCAACACCCAAGGGTTTACGGTGTTGCAAATGCTGAATGTGCTGGAGGGGTTTAACCTGCACACCATCGGCCACGGCACCACCGACTATTACCATCTGCTGGTAGAGGCTACCAAGCTGGCCTTTGCCGATCGCGATCGCTGGCTGAGTGACCCCGACTTTACCGACATTCCGCTAGGAGAGCTGATCTCGAAACCCTATGGCGATCGCCGCCGAGCTCGGCTGAGTATGGCCGTGGCCCAAGGCTACCCGACTCCGGAGATCGGCGGCGACACTGTTTACCTCGCCGTAGTAGACAGTGAGGGCAATGCCGTATCGACGATTCAAAGCCTGTACTTCGACTTTGGGTCGGGGGTAGTGCCGCCTGAGCTGGGCTTTCCCCTGCAAAATCGAGGCTCGCTGTTTTCCCTTGACCCCGACCACCCCAACGCTCTAGAACCCGGCAAGCGTCCCTTTCACACCCTCATGCCCGGTCTAGTGCTCAACGACGGCAAGCCCTACTTAGTGCTGGGCACCATGGGCGGCGAGGGCCAGCCTCAGACCCAGCTGGCGCTACTGACTAGAATGTTGGACTTTGGCTATTCTCCCCAGGCGGCGATCGATCTGCCTCGCTGGCTGTGGGGTCGCACCTGGGGCGAGGCCTCTACCCAACTGGCAATGGAAAATTGGATTCCTGCTGAAGTTCGCCAAGCCCTAGAGCAGCGAGGACATCAGGTCACCGAGGCTCCTGCATGGGCCGAGCAAATGGGCCACGCCCACGCCATTCAGGTGAATCCAGATGGGCTGCTGGGCGGCTGCGATCGCCGCAGTGAGGGAGCGATCGCAGGCCTCTAA